The genomic region ATCTAACAGTGGCTTTTGGTTGCTGTAGCTGAATGATCAGACTGCAGGTTCTTAAGGGCAGGATCTGCCGCTGCTGTGTGTCCCACCCCCGCACCTAGCAGGGAGCGCCCCGCTCGGCTGCCAGCCCCTGGGGCGGCCGCTTCCTGTGACTGTCTGCGGGCAGCACCCCAGGGCCCTAGCACTCGGAAGGCATCCCTTCAGTAAGTGTGTTCGAGGCAGAAGAGAAGATGCCAAGGTCGGGCATGAATGAAGAGCAACCCTCGACATTCCTGCTCTGTCCCGGCAAACGGGAGGGTCACAGGCATAGTGTCTCTGAAGCGCTTGGACCCTTCCTCTGGCAGAGCAGGCGAGGCTCTGACGGGCAAGAAGGAATGGGCAGTAGGCTCCTCCTGCGGCGCTTCGGCATAGGTTCAAGAGCCAGCTTTGCAGACAAACacacctgagttcaaatcctagcccTGCGACTTCTAGTTGTGGGAACTTAGGCAGTTATAACCACCCTGTTATTAAGCTTCCCCATGTTTACTGCAAGAATTCCATGAAACTGTATCTAAAGGTGCTCAGCACAGGGCCGACCACTCAGTAAGTGCCTGGGGAACGGGAGCTGTCGTTTTATCCTTGTTGTTGTACAAATGCAGCAGGCACGGCAGCCATCACCTCTTGGACCCAATTATTTACCTTCCCTGGGGACAGAACCTCCCTTTGCCCTGGCAGAAGGCAAGAACCAAGAATTCCAAATAGACCATTTATTTTCTAAGAATCaatatatttccttcctttgaaatAAATACAAACCAGTTTGAAAGGTGAGGGAATCTATGGGAAGAAGGGAAGTGGGGACAGGCCCCAGTCTTTTTTTAGTACCAAATGACTCTGGCGCGACCGGAAACGCAGTTACAAATGAGAATAATTTAAATTCTCCGCTAATTACAGTATTTACAACAGCAGGGGAGGGGGTCACCTAGTGCCCCTCTTCCGGGCTGGACAGACATCAATCCCACTGCTAGGCTGGGCAGATGCCCGCTCACCACACCACCTGCAGGGGCCTCAGGCCACTAGGCAGTTACAGAGTCTCCTGGCATGAGCAGGCAGAGGTGGTGGATGGCCTGTTTTATGCAGTGTCCTAACCTTGGCTCACCACCCTGTACTACAATGCCGTGAGGTCTCTGGAGCTTTCTGGCCTGTGGGACCTCCCCTCTCCTAGCGCAGAGCCATGGGCTCTCGGAGTGTTCTGTACAGTCCAGCTGCACTCAGGGCGGGAGGGACCTCCCCCACCCAGCTTCCCCTGAGACTGGCCCCAAGACCAGGAATGAGTCAGTGCAGAGGCCGGTGCCACTCCAGGACACTGAgcaaaggggaggagagaggtggcAGGGCACTGTAGGTTGGGCTGTGCTGGGCAGTATCAGTCACTATCGCTGGTCTCGCTGCTCTGCTCCCCCTGCACCTTGCTGCGGTGCTGCAGAGCTCTGTGGTAAGCGATCTGCACTGACTTGCGGATATTGGACTTGCGGCCTTCCAGCATCTTCTCCTTGTCGAGGTCCTGGTTCACGCCCAAAGGAACTAGCTTAGTCCTGGGCAGCCACTGCCTGTAGGACAAGGTGAGGATCAAATAAGTCATCTCTGGGAGAGCAACAAACACCAGCCTTcctcactccttcattcattcaaaaatgaatGAGCGCCCACTCTGGGCCAAGCTCTGGTGGGCACTGGGGTTACAGCGATCAAGAGACAGTCCCTGTCCTCTAGGAACTGCTCACAGTCTAGTGATGAAAAGAGCCCAGTCAACAGTCACAGCGGGGGGAGGTGTGGTGTGGTGGTGAATCACCACAGGGTATTTATGGGTGCAAAAAGGAGGAACCCTGACCTAACCTGAAATAGTTACCCTGTCCTATAGGCTCCAGGCAGACTTTACTGACATTAAATATCCTCTGCAGACAATTAATAAAAAGACTACATATGTAAATGTAACAGAACAGGGATTCAGAGGCTGAATGTTTATGCCTGCTTTATCCTCATCTTGTCACCATGGAGGCAGAGGTGGAAATCTAAGACTAGAAGCTACCTGAGTCTGGGTGGGGAGCCACCCCCACAAGTGTCACAGTCACTGATGGTCCTTTGGTTCCTAGCTACAGCTGTTTGTCAGCTACTGCCCACTCAGTCTCAGTCTCATGGTCAACTCAACCCTTTTGCTCAAAGATCTAAGTCCCTCCCCCACTGATTTGTGATAGTCCAGTCTGTCTGTTTATTGCTGGAGTTTCCTAGCAGCCTGTCTCTATACCCAGGGCTGCATCTGTGGCTGTGAGTCACATCTAATGCTCCCCTCCTCTCTTACCAGGTTCGCTTGTTGTCAAAGAAGAGGACGAGGTAGAGATGCTCTCGGGCTTCCTGGGTCATCTGCTCCCCAAGTTTCAGCACCTCCAGTGGGGGCACAGGGATGGGAACCCCATGGTGGAACATACCTTCCCGGGGCATCTTTGGATCAATGATCTGAGGGTGTAATAAGACCTTGGTTTGGTTCAGTCCCCTTCTTCCTGAAGGCTTACCCGACCCAAGAATTTGGAGACTACCTCTGAAGAGGGGACAGAGAAAAAGTTATCATGCTACTATTGCTGCAATGCTGTCCTTTGGCTTCCTCTCAAACTATTTCAGAGCCCAAGgggcaaagggaaggaaaagagagagatggaaaaactAACCAGGGACCTCTAAGTGTCTATCTGCCAAAGACCCTTGTGTACTCTGCAGCTCAGCAGAGAGTAGGAAAAGTCTGTTAATTGTGAGTCTGCATTCTGGAGTTGGAAGGGAAGCGGTATGACAAGAAAAGCAGAAGCCTACCAGAGCTGGGTACGAAGGATACCCTCGGCACTTGGCCCACACCAGGTCCAGAGCATCCAGGGGGGAGTCCTCGTCCTCCGACAGCCAGCCGGCTCCCCGGCCCAGACTCTTCCTTACCACTTCACAGGAATGGGAGAGAAGGGATGGATCAGCAGCCAGGGGGCTGGCAAGGCCCTGACATTGGGCCCCCGGCATTCTGGGCCTTGGGCGAGGGTACTTACTGCTGTGGCCCACGCCGCGGCCAGTGCCCACGGAGTAGGCCTCGTTCTCAGTGCCTGAGGTATCTTCACTGCTGTCCTCTGGGAACGTGCCCCGAGAGAAGGAGGGCTTGCCCCGGCCTTGTTTTGAGGGTGTTGTGCTGTGGAAAAGACAACAGGAGCTCAGCTCAAAGGAGCAGAAGAGTGGGGAAGGGCATGGTGGGTGTCCTCTCTTCTTTAATCCCCCAGGGTCTAATGCTTTTGGAAAGCAGAGTCTACTGGAAGCATTTCAAACTCAAACACCTTGAGGGGCTTGGCTGTGATTTGACTGATGTGGATTTAGCAGCGGTGGTGATAAGTGCATGCACTGTCTAAAGGCAATATTGGCTAGATTAGCCAGAtctgatttttaaagagaatacAAAAACTGGGATAACCAAAAAAAGTATGTCTGCAGGCCAAATCCAGGCCACAAAGCATCAGTTTATGCCCTCTGCTCTAAAACATCAGCTTAACCCAGGATGGTTCCCTCCATTTCATTATAGTGACATTctcatctatttcatttattttgcagaGAATGTTGGGTTTGAGCCATCTTAATCTAGGATGAGATGGATGCTACCCCACTTCCcataggaaaaaaggaagggCATCCCAGAGGCAGGCCTTGATCTGGAGGGCTGGTACCTGGTCCTGTCTGAGGCAgcgctgctgctgctactgctgctggacTCAGAGTCTGAGCTGCTCCGGGGAAGGCTGCAGTCATTACGGTATACCAAGAAACTCTTCTTCACTGGCTGGTTTCCACCACTGAAGCCATTGGCTGGTAAGTCttggttggggggagggggaggaggagaggaatcgGTCAGGAAGATGTAGATAGGAGATGGCATGGGGGTAAGAGGGACTTAGAGCTTGGCTTCCCCTTCTGTGCTGGAAAATTCCTCCAACCTTGGCCAGCAGAGCTAGCTCTGGACAGTGTCCACCACAGTTGGCcacagccctgccccaccccttggCAGTTACTGGCCTTAGGACACAAATGGCCTAAAAGGGCAGGAGATCCCCAAGGAGGGTGAGAAGAGAAAAGGTGAAGTGATACAATGGAGGGGGCCCTGGATGGGAATCTAGCTAGATCAGTGTCTctaggcttcagtttccccatctgtaaaatgaggggattGAATTAAAGGATTCCTGAGGGCCCTTCTAGCTCTGACATTTTATAGGCAAATGGAGGGATAGGTGAGAGTTATGTTGGGAGGGATGGCAGCTTTGCTCACTCTCTTGAGGGGGCTGGGTGATGGTGAGGCTCACCCATTGGGGGGTCTTCTGTGGATTTATCACTGTCGCTGTCTGAGCTCGAACTGGGCCGGGGGCTCCTACCCCGCTTGCGCTGACGCAGGGAGCCCATGATGGGGAGCTGGGGGGGCCCCACAGGACTGCCTCCGTGGCTGGGGGTCATCTGGCTCTCCCGGtttttggggggccggcccggccTCTTGGGCGGTCCAGCTGTCTTCGGGTTCTTTTTGGAGAACAGAACTGAGGTTCTCCTGCCCACCTCATGTGCGGGGGTTGAGGACATGTTGGGACCCAGgcctggagcagagaaagagagaaggagagttggtGAGGGGCCTGATGTGGGAAGGGTAGATGTCCAGGGTATGCTCTGGGCATATAGGACCATTATTCCACTAGAGTTGGGAAGATGATTTGAGGGGCATGGAATTGGGAACATTTTCTCTTATACAGATAGGCAAAGAGGCAGCTAAGAGGCCCCTGATTGGGGAATGAGGTAGAAAGTGCAGCTAGCTGTGCAGGAGGGACCTCTGCCTTGGGGAATGGCAGGGGCTGAGTGTGTGCTGCAGAGTCAAAGTCTAGCTTGCTTTGGGGTCCACCTTGCTATGAGGTTCAGACCTTTGCTTGTCTCCTGGCTGCTGCTCTCCTCGGCGGCACTGTCTGTCTGCCCGTCCTTGTCACAGGCTGTTGGGTGGGGTGTCAGGCTGCCCCGGCTGGAGGGGCCATGCCGCTCAGGcccatctcttccagtttctcgCTGGTGGGCAAGCTTCCGCCGCAGCGCTGTCATCTCTTTCTTGATCATCTTTGCACGCCGTGAGCGGCCCACGCTCTGCTTGCTGGCATTCACCTCATCTAGCCGCTCCAGCAACAACTTCAGCTGCTCTTCCACTGGCAGGTGCTTTTGGTTCTCCAGCAGAACCAGCCGCTCTTCCTCTGCTGctaggggtggggatgggggaaaaGGTCAGACTCAGGTAGTGCTCTGGTCCCCCTGAACCTGGGCAGGCAGTAGGAAACCCACTTTTCTCCCCTTAGCTTCTCACCAGGAACAGCTGTAAAATAGCAGCACCACGATGAGGAATGGGGGGCACTGCTATCCATTCACCCAGTCTGGCTTCTTAGGGAGCATTCCTGGGGATAGCTCACCACTGCTCAGCCTAGCTGCTTCCTGCCTACACTGCCTGATCCCAGGAGGGGACTTTTAGAAAGCTGTTCATCCCTGGCATTGgcctctatgtgtgtgtgtgtgacttatCACCCACCATCTTCAGTGTGGTGTGGGGCCTCATCTCCAGCCAGACTGTGGGGGATATGCATGCCCGTCTCAAAGTCAATGCCCATTTTTTCTGCCTGGCGCCGGGCCTGGCGGAGCACAGCACCACCCTGCTCTCGGAGCCGCACTGCCGCCCGGTAGAAGATGGTGTCCTTGGCATTATACTTGAGGCAGTTGCTGACGATGAGGTTGAAGTCCTCCTCAAAATCATCAAAGTTCAGGTAGCGGTAAGCCTCCAAGTTCTGCTTCATGGTGAAAAAGTCCATGGGCTTTTTGATGTGGTCTAGGTAGTCAGGTACCTGGGAAAGCAGGGTAAGTGTGGCTAAGTGGAGATATGCTCCTCATTCCCCCAAACTCCTGCTCCTAACAAGCCCCCACGAAATGCATCCAGCAACCTCCTCCCACCACAATTAGAGGCAGGCATATAGCACAGGGGAAAGGAAAACTGGATTCTAGTCTTAATTTTACCAgtcacaagctgtgtgaccttggcaagtctcTTAACTTCCCTAGGCATTCTTTTACTCGCCTGGAAAACAGTAATGAAATTACAGCCGAATCTACCTCCTAGAGCCATTATTAGGCTTCAGTAAGAAAATGGCTAGGGAAACCCTCTGGCAATAACACCACCTTGCATTCCTATAGCTCTTTTTACTTATTGTTAAGACTTATAAGGAGGCTGCTGCCTCAGGCCTCtcattttataccttttagaGAGAAGAGTCTGCCAGTCAGGACCTAGGGCTTCAGAGCTGGTTCTTTAGGTGCTGAGCCTTCTAAAGTCTCCGTTCTAGGGTTCAGCACCCCGAAAGTGTCTTCCTGCCCTGGGATTATTCATTTGGCAGACTCAGTCCCTGCCTCTGGGGAAGGAGTGCAGATTGCCTCCCATTCTGGGCCCTTAGGGTATGACAGGGATAAGACAGAGTCCAGGTGATGCATGTGGCTCCAGTTCATCTTGGAGCCCCAAAGCCACCAGCCCCTCTCTTCAAGGTCCCCTCCTAGTCCCTGGCCCAGACCTGCATCAGGGGTCCAACTgggagaggaacagaaagaaggtgGAGTGAGGGGAAAGGATTCTTACTTCGTCCAATTCGGTTACCTCAGACAGAGGGACCGGCTCGCTGAAGATGTTGCCTGTATCCTTCTCTTGGAGCTGCTCCAAGGTTTTGCGAAGAAGGATGAGGAAAGGGGTCAGCTGCATCTCCATAGCGATCTGTTGGACCTTGATCTGACACACACAAAGGCCCAATCAGCCTGGCCCAGGCCAATCCCTTGGCAGAGAGGTCTGAGGAGATGGTCGCAGCTGGTTTGGAAACTTGCCTTCcttcccacccctcaccccaagTTGGGCATACTCACTCAGGTCTACCTTCTTCAAGGCCCCACCCAGTGAAACTTTCCCCCGACTACTCTGCCTTTCCCTTCTTTGAACTCCCAGTGCCAGCTACCTGTATCACATAATTTAGGGTTCCCTTCATACTCTCCTGTGACATTTTGCTTCCGGTGGGCCTGAGAGCACACTGAGTGTCTGAAGACCTGACTCCAGTATCAGCCCTGTTGCTTCCTGGCCAAGGGACACATACTTTTCCTTCTCCTGGGTCTGTTTActcctctgtaaaacagagctGGCCCAGGAGCACTCACCGTCTCCCTTTTGAGTTTCTCCCGCTTGCGAATCAGCTCGACCAGCAGCCGAGCTCGCTCCAGGTCATGCCGGAGCCGCTGCCAGGACTTGAGCTGTTCTTTGAGGGCCCAGTTCTTATCCTCAGAATCTCTCTGTAGAGGCAAAAAGGGGATCAAGAGATGAAGAGGGAGCCAGAGGAATGGCCAGAGGGGAGGAGAGCCCAGGAAACTTGCGTTGAGGGCAGGTAAAACCAAAGAAGGGAGCACAGTGATTTACTGGCAGGCTCATCAGCTAAAGTGAGAGCTCCTCAACCTACGAGTCCccgggcctggcacagagtcgaTGCTCAATATATGCTTAtggactgaatgaatgaatgaacacattcCACTGATCTAATCCCTAAGGATTTCATCCTGAGCCTGGTTTGAGAGCTAGCTTAAAGGAGGAAACAGCCTAAGCCCTTGGCGCACTGGAAGCCATTGTCACAAATCTCAGTCCTCGTCCCTCTGGCCCTAGTTCCCAGAGCCCACAGGGAATCTGACACAGTACCCCGACTTGGTCACAGTTCCTCTGAGACTGCAGGTGTGTCTGCAGGCGACGTAGCAGTGGGACCCCATTCCGTGACTGCCGCTTCAGTGTCCAGTAGCTGTGCAGCCTCTGCATGAACTGGCTCTTCCTTTGGATGGTCAGGCGGTTGGTGATTTTACTGAGCCTGGGAAGCCGGgcaacaaagagaaaaaccaatTGGGCTCTGATTTTCTTAAGCAGAATGGGGGTCTCTGGTCAGTGAGAGTTCCTGAATGGGGCTGAAGAGGCAATGTCTATTGTCAAAAAGGTCTGTGACACTGGGCTTAagacaaagaagagcaaacaGTGTCATCAATGGCACCTCAGCAGACAGGAAGCCAGGCTCCCAGCACTAAGCCAGATCCCTAACCCTGTTCACCAAGGG from Equus caballus isolate H_3958 breed thoroughbred chromosome 16, TB-T2T, whole genome shotgun sequence harbors:
- the BRPF1 gene encoding peregrin isoform X6: MGVDFDVKTFCHNLRATKPPYECPVETCRKVYKSYSGIEYHLYHYDHDNPPPPQQTPLRKHKKKGRQSRPANKQSPSPSEVSQSPGREVMSYAQAQRMVEVDLHGRVHRISIFDNLDVVSEDEEVPEEAPENGSNKENTETPAATPKSGKHKNKEKRKDSNHHHHHNASASTTPKLPEVVYRELEQDTPDAPPRPTSYYRYIEKSAEELDEEVEYDMDEEDYIWLDIMNERRKTEGVSPIPQEIFEYLMDRLEKESYFESHNKGDPNALVDEDAVCCICNDGECQNSNVILFCDMCNLAVHQECYGVPYIPEGQWLCRRCLQSPSRAVDCALCPNKGGAFKQTDDGRWAHVVCALWIPEVCFANTVFLEPIDSIEHIPPARWKLTCYICKQRGSGACIQCHKANCYTAFHVTCAQQAGLYMKMEPVRETGANGTSFSVRKTAYCDIHTPPGSARRLPALSHSEGEEDEDEEEDEGKSWSSEKVKKAKAKSRIKMKKARKILAEKRAAAPVVSVPCIPPHRLSKITNRLTIQRKSQFMQRLHSYWTLKRQSRNGVPLLRRLQTHLQSQRNCDQVGRDSEDKNWALKEQLKSWQRLRHDLERARLLVELIRKREKLKRETIKVQQIAMEMQLTPFLILLRKTLEQLQEKDTGNIFSEPVPLSEVTELDEVPDYLDHIKKPMDFFTMKQNLEAYRYLNFDDFEEDFNLIVSNCLKYNAKDTIFYRAAVRLREQGGAVLRQARRQAEKMGIDFETGMHIPHSLAGDEAPHHTEDAEEERLVLLENQKHLPVEEQLKLLLERLDEVNASKQSVGRSRRAKMIKKEMTALRRKLAHQRETGRDGPERHGPSSRGSLTPHPTACDKDGQTDSAAEESSSQETSKGLGPNMSSTPAHEVGRRTSVLFSKKNPKTAGPPKRPGRPPKNRESQMTPSHGGSPVGPPQLPIMGSLRQRKRGRSPRPSSSSDSDSDKSTEDPPMDLPANGFSGGNQPVKKSFLVYRNDCSLPRSSSDSESSSSSSSSAASDRTSTTPSKQGRGKPSFSRGTFPEDSSEDTSGTENEAYSVGTGRGVGHSMVRKSLGRGAGWLSEDEDSPLDALDLVWAKCRGYPSYPALIIDPKMPREGMFHHGVPIPVPPLEVLKLGEQMTQEAREHLYLVLFFDNKRTWQWLPRTKLVPLGVNQDLDKEKMLEGRKSNIRKSVQIAYHRALQHRSKVQGEQSSETSDSD
- the BRPF1 gene encoding peregrin isoform X8; translation: MGVDFDVKTFCHNLRATKPPYECPVETCRKVYKSYSGIEYHLYHYDHDNPPPPQQTPLRKHKKKGRQSRPANKQSPSPSEVSQSPGREVMSYAQAQRMVEVDLHGRVHRISIFDNLDVVSEDEEVPEEAPENGSNKENTETPAATPKSGKHKNKEKRKDSNHHHHHNASASTTPKLPEVVYRELEQDTPDAPPRPTSYYRYIEKSAEELDEEVEYDMDEEDYIWLDIMNERRKTEGVSPIPQEIFEYLMDRLEKESYFESHNKGDPNALVDEDAVCCICNDGECQNSNVILFCDMCNLAVHQECYGVPYIPEGQWLCRRCLQSPSRAVDCALCPNKGGAFKQTDDGRWAHVVCALWIPEVCFANTVFLEPIDSIEHIPPARWKLTCYICKQRGSGACIQCHKANCYTAFHVTCAQQAGLYMKMEPVRETGANGTSFSVRKTAYCDIHTPPGSARRLPALSHSEGEEDEDEEEDEGKSWSSEKVKKAKAKSRIKMKKARKILAEKRAAAPVVSVPCIPPHRLSKITNRLTIQRKSQFMQRLHSYWTLKRQSRNGVPLLRRLQTHLQSQRNCDQVGRDSEDKNWALKEQLKSWQRLRHDLERARLLVELIRKREKLKRETIKVQQIAMEMQLTPFLILLRKTLEQLQEKDTGNIFSEPVPLSEVPDYLDHIKKPMDFFTMKQNLEAYRYLNFDDFEEDFNLIVSNCLKYNAKDTIFYRAAVRLREQGGAVLRQARRQAEKMGIDFETGMHIPHSLAGDEAPHHTEDAEEERLVLLENQKHLPVEEQLKLLLERLDEVNASKQSVGRSRRAKMIKKEMTALRRKLAHQRETGRDGPERHGPSSRGSLTPHPTACDKDGQTDSAAEESSSQETSKGLGPNMSSTPAHEVGRRTSVLFSKKNPKTAGPPKRPGRPPKNRESQMTPSHGGSPVGPPQLPIMGSLRQRKRGRSPRPSSSSDSDSDKSTEDPPMDLPANGFSGGNQPVKKSFLVYRNDCSLPRSSSDSESSSSSSSSAASDRTSTTPSKQGRGKPSFSRGTFPEDSSEDTSGTENEAYSVGTGRGVGHSMVRKSLGRGAGWLSEDEDSPLDALDLVWAKCRGYPSYPALIIDPKMPREGMFHHGVPIPVPPLEVLKLGEQMTQEAREHLYLVLFFDNKRTWQWLPRTKLVPLGVNQDLDKEKMLEGRKSNIRKSVQIAYHRALQHRSKVQGEQSSETSDSD
- the BRPF1 gene encoding peregrin isoform X1, translated to MGVDFDVKTFCHNLRATKPPYECPVETCRKVYKSYSGIEYHLYHYDHDNPPPPQQTPLRKHKKKGRQSRPANKQSPSPSEVSQSPGREVMSYAQAQRMVEVDLHGRVHRISIFDNLDVVSEDEEVPEEAPENGSNKENTETPAATPKSGKHKNKEKRKDSNHHHHHNASASTTPKLPEVVYRELEQDTPDAPPRPTSYYRYIEKSAEELDEEVEYDMDEEDYIWLDIMNERRKTEGVSPIPQEIFEYLMDRLEKESYFESHNKGDPNALVDEDAVCCICNDGECQNSNVILFCDMCNLAVHQECYGVPYIPEGQWLCRRCLQSPSRAVDCALCPNKGGAFKQTDDGRWAHVVCALWIPEVCFANTVFLEPIDSIEHIPPARWKLTCYICKQRGSGACIQCHKANCYTAFHVTCAQQAGLYMKMEPVRETGANGTSFSVRKTAYCDIHTPPGSARRLPALSHSEGEEDEDEEEDEGKSWSSEKVKKAKAKSRIKMKKARKILAEKRAAAPVVSVPCIPPHRLSKITNRLTIQRKSQFMQRLHSYWTLKRQSRNGVPLLRRLQTHLQSQRNCDQVGRDSEDKNWALKEQLKSWQRLRHDLERARLLVELIRKREKLKRETIKVQQIAMEMQLTPFLILLRKTLEQLQEKDTGNIFSEPVPLSEVTELDEVPDYLDHIKKPMDFFTMKQNLEAYRYLNFDDFEEDFNLIVSNCLKYNAKDTIFYRAAVRLREQGGAVLRQARRQAEKMGIDFETGMHIPHSLAGDEAPHHTEDAAEEERLVLLENQKHLPVEEQLKLLLERLDEVNASKQSVGRSRRAKMIKKEMTALRRKLAHQRETGRDGPERHGPSSRGSLTPHPTACDKDGQTDSAAEESSSQETSKGLGPNMSSTPAHEVGRRTSVLFSKKNPKTAGPPKRPGRPPKNRESQMTPSHGGSPVGPPQLPIMGSLRQRKRGRSPRPSSSSDSDSDKSTEDPPMDLPANGFSGGNQPVKKSFLVYRNDCSLPRSSSDSESSSSSSSSAASDRTSTTPSKQGRGKPSFSRGTFPEDSSEDTSGTENEAYSVGTGRGVGHSSKYPRPRPRMPGAQCQGLASPLAADPSLLSHSCEVVRKSLGRGAGWLSEDEDSPLDALDLVWAKCRGYPSYPALIIDPKMPREGMFHHGVPIPVPPLEVLKLGEQMTQEAREHLYLVLFFDNKRTWQWLPRTKLVPLGVNQDLDKEKMLEGRKSNIRKSVQIAYHRALQHRSKVQGEQSSETSDSD